One Thermoleophilaceae bacterium DNA window includes the following coding sequences:
- the glpX gene encoding class II fructose-bisphosphatase, producing MTHSTQITEDPHAAGRPDRNLALELVRVTEAAALAAARWVGMGEKESADQAAVDAMRLVLDTVRMDGVVVIGEGEKDEAPMLYNGEQIGDGSPPEVDIAVDPLEGTRLTALGFPSALAVIAMSERGTMFNPGPIVYMEKMAGSEEIADLLDLDRPLRETLKLVAQRKGCDIRDVMVVMLDRERHQDAVKEIREAGARIRFITDGDVSAALLAVTERTPVDLLWGIGGTPEGVISAAAIKCIGGQIVGRLWPRNDEERQAAIDAGYDLDEILDRDRLVAGNDVFFAATGVTDGDVLEGVRYEGSRGATTESLVMRSRSGTVRRVQARHDRAKLREITGERYG from the coding sequence ATGACCCACAGCACTCAGATCACAGAAGATCCCCACGCCGCCGGCCGGCCCGATCGCAACCTCGCGCTCGAGCTCGTACGGGTGACCGAGGCGGCCGCTCTCGCCGCCGCCCGCTGGGTGGGGATGGGCGAGAAGGAATCCGCCGATCAGGCCGCCGTCGATGCCATGCGCCTCGTGCTCGACACCGTGCGCATGGACGGCGTGGTGGTGATCGGCGAGGGCGAGAAGGACGAGGCGCCGATGCTCTACAACGGCGAGCAGATCGGCGACGGCTCGCCACCCGAGGTGGACATCGCGGTCGACCCGCTGGAGGGCACGCGGCTCACCGCGCTCGGCTTCCCGAGTGCGCTCGCTGTCATCGCGATGTCGGAGCGCGGCACGATGTTCAACCCCGGGCCAATCGTCTACATGGAGAAGATGGCGGGCTCCGAGGAGATCGCTGACCTCCTCGACCTCGACCGGCCGCTGCGCGAGACGCTCAAGCTGGTGGCGCAGCGCAAGGGGTGCGACATCCGCGACGTGATGGTTGTGATGCTCGACCGCGAGCGCCACCAGGATGCGGTGAAGGAGATCCGCGAAGCCGGCGCTCGCATCCGCTTCATCACGGACGGTGACGTGTCGGCCGCCCTGCTCGCGGTTACCGAGCGCACGCCCGTCGACCTCCTGTGGGGAATCGGCGGCACGCCCGAGGGCGTGATCTCGGCAGCTGCGATCAAGTGCATCGGCGGCCAGATCGTCGGCCGGCTGTGGCCGCGCAACGACGAGGAGCGGCAGGCCGCGATCGACGCCGGTTACGACCTCGACGAGATCCTCGACCGCGACCGCCTGGTGGCGGGCAACGACGTGTTCTTCGCCGCCACCGGCGTCACGGACGGCGACGTGCTCGAGGGTGTGCGTTACGAGGGCAGCCGCGGCGCCACAACCGAGTCGCTCGTGATGCGCTCGCGCAGCGGCACGGTGCGCAGAGTGCAGGCTCGCCATGACCGCGCGAAGCTGCGCGAGATCACGGGCGAGCGCTACGGCTGA